The following coding sequences lie in one Streptomyces sp. NBC_00510 genomic window:
- a CDS encoding GNAT family N-acetyltransferase → MLTTTTTKVMEPGELDAALAVLDRDPVSNTFVASRVAVAGLDPWRLGGEMWGWYSGGRVEALCYAGANLVPICAGPEAVRAFAERALRAGRRCSSIVGPTAPTSALWSLLEPSWGPAREVRSHQPLMVTRALPAQVEPDPYVRRVRRDEMDVIMPACVAMFTEEVGVSPLAGDGGLLYQARVAELVGAGRAFARIEDGKVVFKAEIGAVTRHACQIQGVWVAPEYRGRRLSETGMAAVLHYALRDVAPVASLYVNDFNAPARAAYRRVGFTEVGAFMSVLF, encoded by the coding sequence GTGTTGACGACCACGACGACCAAGGTCATGGAGCCAGGCGAACTCGACGCCGCCCTCGCGGTGCTCGACCGTGATCCGGTGTCCAACACGTTCGTCGCCTCCCGGGTCGCCGTCGCCGGACTCGACCCCTGGCGCCTCGGCGGCGAGATGTGGGGCTGGTACTCCGGAGGCCGCGTCGAAGCGCTCTGCTACGCCGGCGCCAACCTCGTCCCGATCTGCGCAGGCCCCGAGGCCGTGCGCGCCTTCGCCGAGCGGGCACTGCGCGCCGGACGCCGCTGCTCCTCCATCGTCGGCCCCACCGCCCCCACCTCCGCGCTGTGGTCGCTGCTCGAACCCAGCTGGGGGCCGGCCCGCGAGGTCCGCTCCCACCAGCCGCTGATGGTCACCCGCGCGCTGCCCGCGCAGGTCGAGCCCGATCCGTACGTGCGGCGGGTCCGGCGCGACGAGATGGACGTGATCATGCCGGCCTGCGTCGCCATGTTCACCGAGGAGGTCGGCGTCTCCCCGCTCGCCGGCGACGGCGGACTGCTCTACCAGGCCCGCGTCGCCGAACTCGTCGGCGCCGGCCGCGCGTTCGCCCGCATCGAGGACGGCAAGGTCGTCTTCAAGGCGGAGATCGGAGCCGTCACCCGGCACGCCTGCCAGATCCAGGGCGTCTGGGTCGCCCCCGAGTACCGCGGCCGCCGCCTGTCCGAGACCGGCATGGCCGCCGTCCTGCACTACGCGCTGCGCGACGTGGCCCCCGTGGCCAGTCTCTACGTCAACGACTTCAACGCGCCCGCCCGGGCCGCGTACCGCCGGGTGGGCTTCACCGAGGTCGGCGCCTTCATGAGCGTCCTGTTCTAG
- the ispG gene encoding flavodoxin-dependent (E)-4-hydroxy-3-methylbut-2-enyl-diphosphate synthase: MTAISLGMPSVPIKLADRRKSRQIQVGSVAVGGDAPVSVQSMTTTVTADIGATLQQIAELTASGCQIVRVACPSQDDADALATIARKSQIPVIADIHFQPKYVFAAIDAGCAAVRVNPGNIRQFDDKVKEIAKAASEAGTPIRIGVNAGSLDRRLLEKYGKATPEALVESALWECSLFEEHGFRDIKISVKHNDPVVMVNAYRLLAAQCDYPLHLGVTEAGPAFQGTIKSAVAFGALLSEGIGDTIRVSLSAPPAEEVKVGIQILESLNLRQRRLEIVSCPSCGRAQVDVYKLADQVTAGLEGMEVPLRVAVMGCVVNGPGEAREADLGVASGNGKGQIFVKGEVIKTVPESKIVETLIEEAMKLAEQMEADGIASGEPSVSVS, encoded by the coding sequence ATGACCGCGATTTCGCTCGGGATGCCGTCCGTTCCGATCAAGCTCGCCGACCGACGCAAGAGCCGCCAGATCCAGGTCGGATCGGTCGCGGTCGGCGGCGACGCCCCGGTCTCCGTCCAGTCCATGACCACGACCGTCACGGCCGACATCGGCGCCACGCTGCAGCAGATCGCCGAGCTCACCGCGTCCGGCTGCCAGATCGTCCGGGTCGCCTGCCCCTCGCAGGACGACGCCGACGCCCTCGCCACCATCGCGAGGAAGTCGCAGATCCCGGTGATCGCGGACATCCACTTCCAGCCGAAGTACGTGTTCGCGGCGATCGACGCGGGCTGTGCGGCGGTGCGGGTGAACCCGGGCAACATCCGGCAGTTCGACGACAAGGTGAAGGAGATCGCCAAGGCGGCCTCCGAGGCGGGCACCCCGATCCGGATCGGGGTGAACGCCGGGTCGCTGGACAGGCGCCTGCTGGAGAAGTACGGCAAGGCCACCCCGGAGGCGCTGGTGGAGTCGGCGCTGTGGGAGTGCTCGCTGTTCGAGGAGCACGGTTTCCGGGACATCAAGATCTCGGTGAAGCACAACGACCCGGTGGTGATGGTCAACGCGTACCGGCTGCTGGCGGCGCAGTGCGACTATCCGCTGCACCTGGGGGTGACCGAGGCGGGTCCGGCGTTCCAGGGCACGATCAAGTCGGCGGTGGCGTTCGGCGCGCTGCTGAGCGAGGGCATCGGTGACACGATCCGGGTGTCGCTGTCGGCTCCTCCGGCGGAGGAGGTCAAGGTCGGCATCCAGATCCTGGAGTCGCTGAACCTGCGGCAGCGGCGGCTGGAGATCGTCTCGTGCCCGTCGTGCGGTCGTGCGCAGGTGGACGTGTACAAGCTGGCGGACCAGGTGACGGCGGGCCTTGAGGGCATGGAGGTCCCGCTGCGGGTCGCGGTGATGGGCTGTGTCGTCAACGGTCCGGGCGAGGCGCGCGAGGCGGACCTGGGGGTGGCCTCGGGCAACGGCAAGGGGCAGATCTTCGTCAAGGGCGAGGTCATCAAGACCGTGCCGGAGTCGAAGATCGTGGAGACCCTCATCGAGGAGGCCATGAAGCTCGCCGAGCAGATGGAGGCCGACGGCATCGCCTCCGGCGAGCCCTCCGTCTCCGTCAGCTGA
- a CDS encoding site-2 protease family protein has protein sequence MTGLMWALGIAVFAVGLLVSIAWHELGHLSTAKLFKIRVPQYMVGFGPTVWSRHKGETEYGIKAIPLGGYIRMIGMFPPGDDGRVAARSTSPFRGMIEDARSAAYEELKPGDETRMFYTRKPWKRVIVMFAGPFMNLILAFGLFLTVLMGFGLQMQTTTVGVVSDCVIEQSDTAALKAKDPCATKKYPETPAKKAGLKAGDRIVAFNGVRVDDSEWSVLQQEIRKTTGPATVTVLRDGKTVDLRADLVENKVAKTDGNGGYAEGQYVTAGFLGFTPASGVIRLDFAQSLDRMGDMAQSGVESLAALPSKVPDLWNAVFNGAERGQDSPVGMIGAARIGGEVFAMDIPATWRLAFFLNLLAGINLSLFLFNMLPLLPLDGGHIAGALWESVRRTVARIFRRPDPGPFDVAKLMPVAYVVAGIFICFTALVMAADLINPVRLT, from the coding sequence ATGACGGGACTCATGTGGGCACTGGGGATCGCCGTCTTTGCGGTCGGCCTCCTGGTCTCCATCGCCTGGCACGAGCTCGGCCACCTCTCCACGGCCAAGCTGTTCAAGATCCGCGTGCCGCAGTACATGGTCGGCTTCGGGCCGACCGTCTGGTCCCGCCACAAGGGTGAGACCGAGTACGGCATCAAGGCGATCCCGCTGGGCGGCTACATCCGCATGATCGGCATGTTCCCGCCCGGCGACGACGGCCGGGTGGCCGCCCGGTCCACCTCGCCCTTCCGGGGCATGATCGAGGACGCCCGCTCCGCGGCGTACGAGGAGCTGAAGCCCGGCGACGAGACCCGGATGTTCTACACGCGCAAGCCCTGGAAGCGCGTGATCGTCATGTTCGCCGGCCCCTTCATGAACCTGATCCTGGCCTTCGGGCTCTTCCTGACGGTCCTCATGGGCTTCGGCCTGCAGATGCAGACCACCACGGTCGGCGTGGTCTCGGACTGCGTCATCGAGCAGTCCGACACGGCCGCGCTCAAGGCCAAGGACCCCTGCGCGACCAAGAAGTACCCCGAGACCCCGGCCAAGAAGGCCGGCCTGAAGGCGGGCGACCGGATCGTCGCCTTCAACGGCGTCCGCGTCGACGACAGCGAGTGGTCCGTCCTCCAGCAGGAGATCCGCAAGACCACCGGGCCCGCCACCGTCACCGTGCTCCGCGACGGGAAGACCGTCGACCTGCGCGCCGACCTGGTCGAGAACAAGGTCGCCAAGACCGACGGCAACGGCGGCTACGCCGAGGGCCAGTACGTCACGGCCGGCTTCCTCGGATTCACCCCGGCCAGCGGCGTGATCCGGCTGGACTTCGCCCAGTCCCTCGACCGCATGGGCGACATGGCCCAGAGCGGCGTCGAGTCCCTGGCGGCCCTGCCCTCCAAGGTCCCCGACCTGTGGAACGCCGTCTTCAACGGCGCAGAGCGGGGGCAGGACTCCCCGGTCGGCATGATCGGCGCCGCCCGCATCGGCGGCGAGGTCTTCGCGATGGACATCCCGGCGACCTGGCGGCTGGCGTTCTTCCTCAACCTGCTGGCCGGCATCAACCTCTCGCTCTTCCTGTTCAACATGCTCCCGCTGCTGCCGCTCGACGGCGGCCACATCGCGGGCGCGCTGTGGGAGTCCGTCCGCCGTACCGTCGCCCGGATCTTCCGTCGGCCCGACCCCGGTCCCTTCGACGTCGCGAAGCTGATGCCCGTCGCCTACGTGGTCGCCGGCATCTTCATCTGCTTCACGGCGCTGGTCATGGCCGCGGATCTCATCAATCCGGTGCGTTTGACCTAG